The genomic interval TTACTTGAGAAGATTTATTTGGATCTGCCTGTctgaataaatcatttttacttATGTTTTGACATatggatattttttcttttttttttatgcatgtcttttgttctgtttgtatttgtattctAAAAGTGTTGCCTGTCTCATTTCTATAGTTGTAAGTGGGATTTGTAATGATCATTTGATGCATTGCACATTTTAGAATTATTGATCTTCACTGTTCACGTTTTCCTACCTATATCTGGTCCATACTTGAAGTTGTAAGtacaaatccagctcctgcctggtttcttcccatcagAATGCtagctgctgtcatataagtgaaatatttaggaGTAttgtgtaaatcaccaataaaatcaaatcaagtccagctcttccTAGTGCAGCTCCAGCATTAAGACAAATTAGCTGCAAGTATCTGGCGAAGGGTGATGGTTTACAGGAGGGggcaccctggtttcctcctgtcaTTCTGATTTCcgtcttacaagtgaaaaattcttgagctgTGTaaggcattaaacatcaatcagatcaATAGATAAATCAACTGGCATGAAGtgaggaagtttttttttcctgcagaTTGCTGTGGAATGCTCCCTGAGCCTGATTGGTTGAAAGGGTTAAAACCACCCACAATACCTTCTGAACCAGTGGCCCCTGGGGATCAAGCTTTGAGTGGAGACCTGGGGGACAGCTTCTTTTCTCTGGCAAAGGAAACCAACTCACAAGATTTTACCAGCCTGAGACATTCCTTCTCTTCACACAAATCTCAAAGACATTTCCCGAATCATCAGATCGAGCCTCAGTCATCTCCAGCCGTGTATCGACATGCAGAGAGTGCACAATCGGAGACCAATATGTCGccagatgttgttgttgtaccagAAGAGGATGATATCCCCACGGTTGTCAACTCCAGTCATGCCCAACAATCATATTTTACTTCCAAAAATTCTACAGTCTCTTCCCATtcaggttttgtttttcattactGTTTTTGATTTCGTTTGATTTAAACTATAGATATGTTGGTGTAGGATAAACTGTGATGCTTATACCCCCACAGAGGAGGTGATCTTTTTTTATCAGCATTGTTTTTTGTCTGCAAGTCTAGCTGTCTGTCTGTATATTCAGCTCTTTGCAAAGTAATGAATAACGTAATTCAGGGCTTTGGAAGAAATTTTGTTGACAGGTGGATAAGGACCACTCACAATTCAGTTTGGGATCCATACCcaggaatttttttaaacaattctgCACAGAAAGAACACAAAAATGCCCATTTTTCTGTCCCTTTGTTGGAATTCTGTTTTGTACATTGAGTTGATTCAGATGTTAGCAATCAAGTGCTTTCTAGtttcaccattttttttcctcAGATACACATAATTTTTAGATAAACTTGGTGTGCTATTGTTAGATAGCATTATATTCTCTCAAAGTTAATCACACAAAACAGCTTGACAGCTATGCAAAATaagtaaagaagaaaaaaacagtaaaagtaAAGCCATCAGAATTTTCTCCCGATAACTCAATTATCAAACGATGCATGAAACTGTCGTTCTTTATTTTGTGATACGCGGAGGATGTGTCATAATATAAAGGTACAGAAGTAAAAACAAATCCTGTGAGCCCACATGGGAGAATGTGGGGGTGAGGGGGTCTAAGCTGGCCTTCTAAACTGATAAGTTCACCGATGACGTCATCTCTGGCCACGTCGgaaaaaatgcttaaaatatAGAGGTAATTGAAGgtaatatgaaatatgaaaatttaaagaaaaaaatattttggcatAATTTCCTTCATTGAAAGCATAATATTTGTTTCAGAGTTCTTCTTCGTGTAACTTTAAAGTCATCCACCATATTTATCATACCACCCTCCACAAGCCCTGCCATAATACATACTCAGCTCACAAGTCCTTCACATTCGGCCCTACCACTTCATGCATCTGAATTGACGTGGCCTTTTTGAcgtttacatgtagattcatCCGTGTGCTTTAAAATACAGATTCTTTAGTATCAAAAGTCATTGTCAAAACTGCTTTCAAGTTTCTTGACTGACAGAGTATTAAATTTCTGGAGATTGCGGACCACTTTTCACCCTGACGCTTTGTGTTTAGGACAAAAGAGAATTAAAAGCAGTAACGGCCTTGTAATATGACCTTTGAGTCGTTCCAGATCAACTCACAACGGGGAAATGTGGAGTAGATTCGCGCAGTGAAAAATGTAAGCTTAGTATATGAAAACACGAAATATCTCAAAGaagtatttaatataattattccTGTGTTGTTTTGGCTTTCAGAACCATCTCTGTCACACGACTCATCACCGTCTAGGAGAGCTTATCACGTGTCCAACTTTTCTCACTTGAGATCCACTCACCGAGTTGCCCCGTATAAATTTAGCGCACCCAACGACAGCGAGAGTAGGAAGagaaattccactgaaagaaaCATTGCCGCAGCGGTAAGCAGCTTTCAGAGGTGGATCCTCGAAGAACCGCGCAACGACAAAAGGGAAATAACTGATATCTCCGCCCCGGAACTGGATTCGTATTTGGCGGAATTTTTCTCTGTCATGAAGAAGCCGTCTGGTGAAGACTACACACGGCGTTCCTTCAGTGTCTATCGTTATAGCTTGGACAGATATTTGAAAGAACACAAGTATCCCTTCTCCATTTGCAAGTCTGAGGAGTTTTTGAAGAGCCAAAGGTCTTTCCATCGACGGAAACTGTCCCTGCCAGAAATGGCAACGGATCAGTATCGTATCAATACCGCCCAGCTTCCTCCTTCCTATTTGCTTCCATTAGACAAACCCAGTGCCGCTAACATCAGTTCTTTCCCAGCGGGAACCAGCTATGGTTCCAACGCAATGTATATTCCAGAGAACCCACCTGAACAGTCTGACGATTTTGATGTTGTAGAAGTTATGGAGTTAAATGAGCTTCGAGAAGTCGAGAGGGTAACAGGGTATAAACAGAGTGCTACAGCATCAACAAGAACTGAAAAGTCGGGAGAAGAAAGGATGGGATGGCATACAGAACCAAAGACAATACAAACAGGGCCTGTTGAAAATCCCGGCACAATGGAGGAATATCCAGAGCAGAAATCCATCAAAAACCTCTCTTTAGAAACCATAGCGAAGGAAGGCCAACAGTCTGACGCTTCCAGAGATTTTTTTGATGAGAAAGAAACGAAATTCAATCCTAACTCAAACAGTGGTTCTGAAGGTGAATGAAAAAACACATTGAAAGCTTGAACCATCCCAGTGAAAGTCAAGGATAAACTTTCAACTAGCATGATTCTGAGGATCAAAACgtgtaatattttcatgtagAAAACTGAAAGAATGTAATGAAGTGCATGCCAGTAATTACCAGATATATCTGAGTTTGTTTGCTCATTAGGCCTGTGTTtcttaaaacatttcaacaattaGCCCCGTTCATTATAAGCTAAAAAAAACTTATGATTTTAGCCTCCTCTGCAAAGTCAAAATGGACTTTAAATCAGAATTTAAGCCTCCTTTAAAGTAAAGATGGACTCTTATTGCTGAATATAAACTCTGCCTCTTGGCCTATATCCAGAAGGTGTATGgcatgtatgctgaaaatttgaatacatatatatatatatatatatatatatatatatatatatatatatatatatatatatatatatatttttttttacatttttagctCTCTAAAAGCTAAAGTTATATATGCATGCACTACAGTGTATATCGGAGCAGAGGAGTGTGTAAGGCGAAAAAATTCTAACGGTGAACACGAGGTTAGGGATACAAACTCAGACAAGAAATTTTATATTTGCCCAGGGAAGTTGTTTCCTAAAGCGGTCCCCACTAGCTCTTACTGTTGAATGTTCGTCAAGGAATGGACACTCATGGAGCCGTCAGGGCATTCTTACTTTCATTTAAGACGACTTGCCTTCCATCAGTAtcagtttacatttatttatttatttatctgttcgtgttcttttttttctttttttggggtttttttttctttttttattattgttattattctttttttattattgttattattattattgatttgatgacttgattggtgttttgtgctaatgccaagaatatttcacttatacgacggcggccagcactatggtggaaggaagccggcagagccaggggaatatttgattggtgtattacgccgtactcaagaatatttcacttatacgacggcggccagcactatggtggaaggaagccggcagagccaggggaatatttgattggtgtattacgccatactcaagaatatttcacttatacgacggcggccagcattatggtggacggaaagagggcagagcccaggggtaacccacgacatcaggttgctgtcagaccttccaacgtacggtcggagaggaagccatcatgagctgagcttcaactcacagcgaccgcatggatGAAGGGCtgatgggtcattgcgccgctctGGGGTACTAACCAGCCCGGCCACGAAAGCTCCCATATCAGTTTATTGGTCTCAGTGTCGAAAGTTCGTCATTAAAtttccaaaggtcagtggtttactccgacaCTCCGGCCCGTTAAAAATGCACGAAGAGAGTGAgcccaatatacatgtacatgcacctgggTACAAATTACTTCTTATTTTATATCGAAGAATTAGGGAAATTGGCAATCTGATTACCACAACAATGCAGAATTGTCATCCATGTTTCTATACGCCAAGCATCAAGATGGCAAACTGGTGTTGTAACCCGTATACGAATCCTGAGGAGAAAATAAAATCGCGAAACCAAATTACACAGCCTGCTTGAAGTCGGGCCCTATAAAGTTCTTGAATGTGACGGTCAAcgccagtaaaataaataataaaatatcgCAAATGGCCTGTTTTGATTCTTCTGGCGGCGGTTCAggataagtttttttttctttttctttttttttatcggGTTCACTTAATCGCCTTGagcattaaaataaaagctgacactagaccaaatgtacatattcatCCATAAGgcatcttacatgaagttataAAAACGTATATGTCCTTATCAATTCAGACCAATCAGGCGCGAGTTTTGTCTCTAACCCTAGAACACTGCTGTTCCCTTCTGCGTCTCCCGAACcatgttttgccttttagccatgtgTGCATGGGGTACGAATGACGTGACATCATGTTCCGACGCTGCTCTGAAATGGCGTACCCCACGGCCTCGTTtgaattcctgattaaaactTAATTTATAAAGTTACCAAACTCGTCAGAAATAAATGTCTGTGGCCGTTTGGGTCTATTTTTACATCCCTCGGCCTAAATTCTTTAGATTATGTTGGCTGTCTTCTTCGAAACGTTCATGTATAGTTCAGGCCATGGACACGATTTGTGCATTTATAGAATGTTTCATGGTTCACTGACTTCACAGAAGTTCTCATTTAGTAAAATACGATAAAAATCGGGTGCACTAAGTCGTTCATATGTACATGATTAAGAATTGTTAAGAATTGCAACATATGAATATAAGACTTTGGTGAAATTCAGCTGTTTAAGAATGGAAATAAAGGTCTGGTTTTGCTTAAGAATACTTTATTAGATGTATTCCGCAAAAGCGGACGTGCGTACTGTTTAAAGATCGGGCCACACTTTTTTTACAGCATATATCTGGGGCATTTTACCTTAAAAAAgagcaaacattttttttcttgaacgACACACGCTACACGTGCCTTCAGTGAATTCAGGCATATCATCCGTTCAAACGTTTTACTGTTTTCCATTGAAAACAAATTGATCACGTGCAGAAACCAACAAACCTATCGGAGTTCCATACTCCTAACAGCCACTCTACGCTctttttacatcactgccaccactagatcAGTCTTTTTTTGCAGCCTGTACGACGTGCGTATAGGCtgcaaaattttcatttttgcaacAGTTGTGTCCTGAGCGGGACTATATTATTTGTAATATTCATCATTCATCATTAAAAATTGTTTCCGATCTTGGCTGGGGTCATGTTGTTCATGTACGTTAGGTGAAGAGATTGCATGTgcataaagtattattaaaaacaaaggaTGACACAgactgttttctgacatcacttcctgtcgcGTGTGACTCCACTGACTTCGGTGTTATTCatgatttatgaaaaaaaatgcatgtggtggcagtgatgtaaaccgAAACGTCTAGAACGGCGCATTTGGTGTGAGGAGTACGTCAGAATTCTAGTACATCACAAATCAGTCTACGCAGTCATCAAATATTGATGTATAACGTCATAGCTTCCGCCATACCAGATAACATATCAATGGAAAACATTCTATACGAGAATGTTCAAAAAGCAATTAATAGTACgatttgtcacatttatatatCTACTGACGTTTTCCCGATTGAATTCCCACTTACATCGTTTCAAAAATATGACACTTGATGCATGGAACTGTTgaataatttgtttcttttttttagattttcaaaattatttgaatgtgaaaagatattatataactgaaatatatacGCTGTTAATgtgcattttatatttacagtgCAAAGCAGTTTCAACGTGTCATTTATCCAGAAAACAGACtgaaaagtatatataaataaacatgcacGTTATGACGTATTTTAACGTGAACCATAGAGAAAAGTAAGCAAAGGTTTATTTTGTTTACGTTTTTTAGTATAACCTCGGGACGTATCATGAGTTTCCAGCTTCGTCATAACAACGGACTACTTGGTGCGCAGGTTATCTGTGTTCGTTTATTTCTCTAATGGattttttatttgactagttttttatgccgttttttttcacttatactacggcgcccagcattatggtgggaggaaacaggacagagccaggggaaaacacAAGaacatccgcaagttgctggtagactttcccacttaaGACCGGAAATGAAGccaaacagcatgagctggactggaactcataACGGCCGCACTGGGTCATTGTCCCGCGCTGGCGTGTTATCTCCATCGGCAACGGAGGCTCCTTTTCTGACggaagttttacgccgtactgaagaatatttcatttatactgcggggcccagcattatggtaggaggacgcctcgcaggttgctcacagaaaAGCCAGtgtgagccggacttgaactcacatcaatGACATTGATGATAGTCGCCTGAGCCATTATGCTGCAAGAGCACGCTATAACCACTGCGCCTCGGAAGTCGCTGCATACATGTCACACAAATGTGTGATTGTTACTCCTATGCTTGAATGACAGCGGATGTATtgtaattatatacagtatagCCTAAAGCATTAAACAGAAATTAACATGTGCATAATACTGACAGGATATGTATAATACCGAGACATTGTCCTGCTTTTCAGTAACGAAATTCTTGCCAACACGAATATGAACGATTATCGCCTTATACAACTTTGGCAATATTGAAGCCATATAGTCGCGAACAAATTCTTTGAaaccagtatttatttttttacaaaagcaACAACTTGTATTTGTTAACCTCAGAACGAATGTCACGAGGATTCCAGCTTCCTCTTTACAATCCTCTttacatgaaggggatagtgcaacgactggttgaccgctCGGGCAGGGTGACTGACTTGCCTCTGGGAAGGCGTCTCAGAGAAGAagcactagatagaagagcggtggaaatccgccctgcaacagggaggcacattagatgcactctaaggattcgttcttcgtcatatgaccgaaaaattgttaagtacgacgttaaacccccaagcactaactcactcctATTTACAAAGATCAAATTATTTGTCAGGtgatgtgcatgtgtgtaaacAGGTGTGATGTTCGCTTTTGTGCCATGAATAATGCATGGTGTGTATTGTCATAGTATACTGTAAAGCCTAAACCATTTTTTTAAGATAGGGAAACTGTTGGAAACTTGTCAATAAAGAGGGCAGGATATATACCGGTACTCAGATAGTGTTCTGAAATTTTCGGTGTGATGAGTGGAAAATGCTCTGTTAATATGCACGCTCTTTCAAgccagaattaaaaaaaaattaccgtGTATATTCAGAAACTTCAAGAAAGGTCGATTTTGTTTACGTGCTTTCTTGGCGTGTTTACTTGTTAACCTTATGACGTAATCACGAGGGTGTCGCTTTACAACAGGACAATCCCACTTTGGTCGCATCCTGAATAAGTctgctatatatacacagtgtaaaCAATGGCATAGCCAAAGAACATCCAGAGAAGAAAGATCAGATTTCTGCCAGCAGTTTATTTACATCTTAAATACCTTACCAGTGGCTACGTCCCTTTGCGTCAAACTCGGTGACCCATATCCACTTTTATTTGGTTATACTTTCCTGTAGCCtgatgttttgtttgctttggtaaaaatacaaacatcTTCCTGACCCACTTTAAGCTTTGACGTACCAAGAGGCGAGTGTATTTTGGCTTATTCATTCAACCCATCCTCCCGATCAAGGTCAGGCCTATGCATTGATCGATGCGTAGTTATACATGAAAATActtaaaatgtgcatgtgtggTCCTCTTCCGGCGAATAACACTTTCATAAAGCACTCAACTTACTGGCACATGCACTATTTTCAAGGATTACAGGAGTAAATTCACAAACACATGGAGCAGTTCTGTTCATCAACAAACGTAGATTTTCATTCAGGAAAGCGTGcacttttgaaaatttaaagtaGTTCCTGGCCCATTTTTCAAGATGGCGACCCCTGGTGTCTCAGTTTCCCATTTCACAATTTAACAAAACCGGGCACATTTTGTCGAATTCATATACAGCCACGCCGCAAAGGCTctgtctatatacatgcatttgatcTCGCTATAATTTAGTGGAGCACCTGTGGATGTAACATCTTAACGTGGCCAACATCGTCCAAGGATAAAGGTGAGAATTCTGTTTTACTTAACGTTATGTACGCAAAAGCAGCAGATAACTGAATCTTTTATTATACATTACAGTCTTCGAAATTCATGCTCTGCCATTTTGCCGTCTGTAAGTTTACCCCTGACTTCGTGCGAGGCCTGTGCCTATTATCGTAATCATGGCAGAGCGTTACCAATGCATAgcggtaatacatgtattaccatttaattaacaaaaaaagtGTAACCCAATAAGCTCAAACCTTTTTTCGGCaaatcctcaaaaaaaaaacctctctGGCCTTTGGCGTGAAGATTATAATGCTGAAGGGATGCATAATTAATTTATGATAATTACAGTAGCTTAaaccataaaataaatattcatttcagCTAATGAAAACATATTGTTATATTACCCAGCACAACCAGAATCCTCCTCCAGCTTTCACTTCAAGTTTAATGCATTAATCATTATTAAGTTCTTTCGTTAACAAATTAATGGGATAATGAGTGGCAGTAACTACTAACTAGGCCTACTGTTGCCTTAAATGTAATAGATTCGAAATTACATTTCTTCCGAAACCATGTGTCAAGAGAGGGTAGATTTAGAATTAATATACTTTCCGGCCCAAtatgggaaggtcctccagcaacctgccgatggtcgcgagtttctccagggctctgtccggtgtcctcccaccatactgctggacgccgtcgtataagagaaatgtccttgagtacggcataaatctccaatcaaataaataaataaataaatagaactcaTGTTCGGTCGACATGCAGCCAACATAGTTGACGCGGAGGGAAATAATCTACACATAAACTATCTGTAGACCCAAACGTGAAATAAAAAGTTTTGCCTAAGGACCCAGTTTACAAAGTTGTATTGTACAAGGGCATTTTACCACGTTAACGTATCTCATGAATACATGTTACGACTGATTCATATAAAACTGGCCCCAGGCCCGATACCCGTATAGATTAGATGAGCGCATTGACTTTCTGTACTATATATGTAGTAAATTTACCAACTTCAACCCAAAAGTTACATCCCAAGTTTCCCGCGCGGCACCATAACACATGCAGCTTGCATTTTCTCTATAACAAGGGAAGAACATTGTAACGCTCTTCCCacctacaacatatcaaaaataaaCCTTGCACGACCAATATTTTTGtgagctgttgttgttggaaatAGTTATACCATAGTTATTACGTCAAAGGGGGTGGGTAATAACACTGGGAAAAACGTCAGAGGGGTGGGTAATAACATTGGGCAAAGCGTCAAGTTGGTGGGTAATAACACTGGGCAAAACGTCAAGGGGTGGGTAATAACACTGGGCAAAACGTCAGGGGGTGGGTAATAACACTGGGCAAAACGTCAAGGGGTGGATGATAACACTTGGGCAAAACAGCAGGAAGGTGGGTAATAACACTGGGCAAAACGCCAGGGAGGTGGGTAATAACATCGGGCAAAACGTCAGTGGGGCGGGTTATAACACTGGCAAAACGTCAAGGGGGTGGGTAATAACACTGGGAAAAAACGTCAACAGGGTGGGTAATAACACTGTGCAAAACAGCAGGAAGGTGGGTTATAACACTGGGCAAAACGTCAGTGGGGTGGGTAATAACACTGTTCAAAACGTCAAGGGGGTGGGTAATAACACTGGGCAAAacgtcgggggggggggggggtgataaCACGGGACAAACGTCAGAAGGGGGGTAATAACACTGGGCAAAACGTCAAGGGGGTCGGTAATAATAGTGACAGTATTATCCAATGCCCCAGCATTCTTGAATTCAGAGGCCAGTTTTGGGCCCAGTAGCACGCATTGCGCATGTGTATCTTATTGCCTTATAATTTTTCAGTAGATTGGTTTTGGTGAGCCAGTCGAATTACAGCAAACTGGTTGTAAAATTAGCATTGATTGTTGTCATCATATACAAAGACCATTCCTGTACAGTACCTATTCAACAGCAGCTAGTCTTGGTGGGTTAATAAGCAGGTGCCGGATTAGCTCAAAATCTTAAACCTCAACACAATGCTTTTTTGGCACAAGAAgtcttttgaaaacatttatgaGATGGATGAAAAATATTAACTTCTAAATCCCTGAGGTAGGATCCAGCTTTGTGGGATTAGCGCCTATTCCACAGGGCTTGCTAGTTGACAAAGTTAATTGTAATTGTACGTTATATACCATATGCAACAGACTTTACGAGGCGTACTATGCCCGCTGAAAACCGAGCCATAAATTTCTATTTAATGTGATTTGTAGAGTTTACCAGAAAACCAgatttaatgggtttttttcctCAAGTTTGAAGCCACAAAATGCCATAAAGCTATGTTGATATGTTCTTATCCGGCAATGCTGAAAAGCCATGCTGCAATgctatgatttatttgtttggtttgattggtgttttacgccgtactcaagaatatttcagttatacgacggcgaacagCATAAGGGTCGGCAGAAACCGGGCAGGACCCCctagaaacccacaaccatccgcaggttgttggcagaccctcccacgtacagccggagagggcaatgtacacattttctgttaaaatgaacagattaattttttgagtgtaccctATAAATTCTGGTTGAATGCCTTTACAACCCACAAGTTTTCGCTGCTTTGGCATATATTCCGTACGTTGTTcgtgtgttatgtgcacgactgccgtcagtttctaaatatagcttgccactgtttacatatgctaagttcagggagtgctgtctgcctctaccttagaatattccagaatgcgctcagttcggttcctgtttgtttacatcaagtgttcaggaattttcttattctggacaattccaccaggctatataagacgggGGAGAACAGAGAaaagagaaaggagaattactgagagcttggatgcttttgctgtgtattactttagtaggccatttgtgctgaattttggtgtctctatagcctctggctttgttatatcctatctccaccgagcacttgttcagtctgaacttgtatgtttaatttgtgctcttgtatccactgtgcctattagtacacggaccctgtctgtggaattttgtgtatatttcgtc from Liolophura sinensis isolate JHLJ2023 chromosome 3, CUHK_Ljap_v2, whole genome shotgun sequence carries:
- the LOC135463772 gene encoding uncharacterized protein LOC135463772 isoform X2; the encoded protein is MGVSLERVQFKFASIIGELCSEPLVLSQFAVWLDLRLAEYKSKGSISLDCCGMLPEPDWLKGLKPPTIPSEPVAPGDQALSGDLGDSFFSLAKETNSQDFTSLRHSFSSHKSQRHFPNHQIEPQSSPAVYRHAESAQSETNMSPDVVVVPEEDDIPTVVNSSHAQQSYFTSKNSTVSSHSEPSLSHDSSPSRRAYHVSNFSHLRSTHRVAPYKFSAPNDSESRKRNSTERNIAAAVSSFQRWILEEPRNDKREITDISAPELDSYLAEFFSVMKKPSGEDYTRRSFSVYRYSLDRYLKEHKYPFSICKSEEFLKSQRSFHRRKLSLPEMATDQYRINTAQLPPSYLLPLDKPSAANISSFPAGTSYGSNAMYIPENPPEQSDDFDVVEVMELNELREVERVTGYKQSATASTRTEKSGEERMGWHTEPKTIQTGPVENPGTMEEYPEQKSIKNLSLETIAKEGQQSDASRDFFDEKETKFNPNSNSGSEGE
- the LOC135463772 gene encoding uncharacterized protein LOC135463772 isoform X1, translating into MQPIWWNRRYLYFLKCSHFCVVFVPIRLGDVYLVKMGVSLERVQFKFASIIGELCSEPLVLSQFAVWLDLRLAEYKSKGSISLDCCGMLPEPDWLKGLKPPTIPSEPVAPGDQALSGDLGDSFFSLAKETNSQDFTSLRHSFSSHKSQRHFPNHQIEPQSSPAVYRHAESAQSETNMSPDVVVVPEEDDIPTVVNSSHAQQSYFTSKNSTVSSHSEPSLSHDSSPSRRAYHVSNFSHLRSTHRVAPYKFSAPNDSESRKRNSTERNIAAAVSSFQRWILEEPRNDKREITDISAPELDSYLAEFFSVMKKPSGEDYTRRSFSVYRYSLDRYLKEHKYPFSICKSEEFLKSQRSFHRRKLSLPEMATDQYRINTAQLPPSYLLPLDKPSAANISSFPAGTSYGSNAMYIPENPPEQSDDFDVVEVMELNELREVERVTGYKQSATASTRTEKSGEERMGWHTEPKTIQTGPVENPGTMEEYPEQKSIKNLSLETIAKEGQQSDASRDFFDEKETKFNPNSNSGSEGE